The Vibrio metoecus sequence TGCATAGCAATGCGTTGCCATACATCGTCTTGTTCTTGTGGGGAAAGCTCCACATACTCTTCTTCTACGCTCTCGGTTGCTTCTGCTGGGAGCGTGGTCATGGTTTGTGGTTTACGCTTCTTTTTAACCTTAACAGATTGAGTGGGCGGGTTTACCGCCTGATCATCTGATGTGGTTGTATCCACAGGTTGGGGGGCTTGACAGCCGACGAGCAGCAATGCCAATACCCAACTGAATTTAACTCGCATGTAACACAGCCTTTATTCTTCATGGCTGCTGATAATACTTGCCACTTTGTCTTGGTGACAAGCGACAAAAGTCAAAATTCATTCTTCCATTCACGTAATGCAGTAAATATTGTGAGCGGATCCAGAGTTGACACTCGGTTAGCAACAGAGCGAATGACACTCGGTTCTTGTGTCCGTAAGAACGGATTTATCCATTTTTCACGCCCCAGTGTTGTGGGTAATGTGGGGTGATTTTGCGCGCGTAAACGGCTCACTTCATCGCGATAAATATGCAATTGTTCGTTTTCTGGCTCAACAGCGAGTGCAAAAGAAAGGTTGGAAGCGGTGTATTCGTGCGCACTGTAAACTTGGGTTTCTTCGGGCAAGGAAAGGAGTTTGTTAAGTGAGGCAAACATTTGTTCCATTGTTCCTTCAAACACTCGGCCACAACCTGCGGAAAAAAGTACATCTCCACAAAATAGCTTGCCGTCACCAACGTAACCGATATGCCCTAAGGTGTGTCCCGGTAGACCGAGTACCATAAAGCGCTCATCAAACAGTTCGATTTGGTCTCCATCTTCTACCGGATGAGTCAAGGTGGGGATGGGTTCTTGTGCTGGCCCGACAACATGGGTGTTCGGAAATTGATGGATCAATTCGGCTACGCCACCAATATGATCATGATGATGATGGGTAATTAAGATGGCCTTCAAGTTCAAATCATGTTGTTTGAGATAGGCGAGAACAGGTTCAGCGCTGCCCGGATCGACAACAGCACAATCGCGATCGCTATTTTGGATCAGCCAGATGTAATTGTCGTTAAATGCGGGTATGCTTTTGATCTGTAACATGAGTTGTCTCCGGTT is a genomic window containing:
- the gloB gene encoding hydroxyacylglutathione hydrolase — encoded protein: MLQIKSIPAFNDNYIWLIQNSDRDCAVVDPGSAEPVLAYLKQHDLNLKAILITHHHHDHIGGVAELIHQFPNTHVVGPAQEPIPTLTHPVEDGDQIELFDERFMVLGLPGHTLGHIGYVGDGKLFCGDVLFSAGCGRVFEGTMEQMFASLNKLLSLPEETQVYSAHEYTASNLSFALAVEPENEQLHIYRDEVSRLRAQNHPTLPTTLGREKWINPFLRTQEPSVIRSVANRVSTLDPLTIFTALREWKNEF